From Deltaproteobacteria bacterium, the proteins below share one genomic window:
- a CDS encoding phosphoketolase family protein, with the protein MPHTLTADELSLLDAWWRAANYLTVGQIYLQANPLLREPLRPEHIKPRLLGHWGTSPGLSLLYAHLNRLIRKRNIDAIFLAGPGHGGPSLIANVWLEGTWSEIYPEVPRDGEGMRRLFRQFSTPYGVPSHVSPPVPGSIHEGGELGYVLTHAFGAAFDNPDLLVVAVVGDGEAETAPLEGSWKGVSFLQPARDGAVLPVLHLNGYKIANPTVLARKDDEEVASLLRGHGYEPFVVAGNDPPRVHAALAETLDACHDRIREIQQRARGGSSGRPRWPMIVLRTPKGWTGPQTVDGVQVEGTFRAHQVPIAQVRENPDHLRRLEAWMKSYKPGELFDDAGAPRDFLAALAPRGQKRMSASPHANGGRVLVPLDLPDYTGYAVEVKAPATQLHESVRQLGVMLRDVFVRNQRQQNFRLFCPDELNSNRLGAVLEATDRCWVEKRLDGDDHLAPDGRVLEVLSEHNCEGWLEGYLLTGRHGLFCTYEAFAMVVASMTTQHAKWLEMCRDLLWRAPVASLNVLLTSTCWRNDHNGFSHQGPGFIDTLISKQGEVARVYLPADANCLLSVADHCLRSRNYVNLIVIDKQPQLQWLSMDQARAHCARGAGIWDWASNGGDEPDVVLGCAGDIPTLETVAAAHWLRQRAKELRVRVVNVVDLFAIADPQEHPHGMPGDQFVDLFTRDTDVVFAFHGYPNVLHALLHGRQNARRFHVRGYNEEGTTTTPFDMVVLNRMSRFHLVIEALRRARRPPENADQLIDDCEGSLRSHTAYVKEHLEDMPEVRDWTWTP; encoded by the coding sequence ATGCCTCATACCCTGACCGCGGACGAGCTCAGCCTTCTCGACGCCTGGTGGCGCGCGGCGAACTACCTCACCGTGGGGCAGATCTATCTGCAGGCGAATCCGCTCCTGCGCGAGCCTCTGCGGCCGGAACACATCAAGCCGCGGCTGCTCGGGCATTGGGGCACGTCGCCAGGCCTGTCGCTCCTGTACGCGCACCTGAACCGGTTGATCCGCAAGCGGAACATCGACGCGATCTTCCTCGCCGGACCGGGACACGGCGGGCCGTCGCTGATCGCCAACGTCTGGCTCGAGGGGACCTGGAGCGAGATCTATCCCGAGGTCCCGCGCGACGGCGAGGGCATGCGGCGGCTCTTTCGCCAGTTCTCCACGCCCTACGGCGTCCCCAGCCACGTGAGCCCGCCGGTTCCCGGATCCATCCACGAAGGCGGCGAGCTCGGTTACGTGCTCACCCACGCCTTCGGAGCTGCGTTCGACAACCCGGACCTGCTGGTCGTCGCCGTCGTCGGTGACGGCGAGGCGGAAACGGCGCCGCTGGAGGGATCCTGGAAGGGGGTCAGCTTCCTGCAGCCGGCGCGAGACGGAGCCGTTCTTCCGGTGCTGCACCTCAACGGCTACAAGATCGCGAACCCGACGGTGCTCGCGCGCAAAGACGACGAGGAGGTCGCCTCGCTGTTGCGCGGCCATGGCTACGAGCCGTTCGTCGTCGCCGGGAACGATCCACCCCGCGTCCATGCCGCGTTGGCGGAGACGCTGGATGCCTGCCACGACCGAATCCGCGAGATTCAGCAGCGCGCCCGCGGCGGCTCCTCCGGGCGTCCGCGTTGGCCGATGATCGTGCTCCGCACGCCCAAGGGGTGGACCGGACCGCAGACCGTCGACGGCGTCCAGGTCGAGGGCACGTTCCGCGCGCACCAGGTCCCGATCGCGCAGGTGCGGGAGAATCCCGATCACTTGCGCCGCCTCGAGGCCTGGATGAAGTCCTACAAGCCTGGGGAGCTGTTCGACGATGCGGGCGCTCCCAGGGATTTCCTCGCGGCGCTGGCGCCCCGCGGGCAGAAGCGGATGAGCGCCAGCCCGCACGCGAACGGAGGCCGCGTCCTGGTGCCCCTCGACCTGCCGGACTACACCGGTTACGCCGTCGAGGTGAAGGCACCGGCGACGCAGCTCCACGAGTCCGTCCGCCAGCTCGGCGTGATGCTGCGCGACGTCTTCGTCCGGAACCAACGGCAGCAGAACTTCCGCCTCTTCTGCCCCGACGAGCTCAACTCCAACCGGCTGGGAGCAGTCCTGGAGGCTACGGACCGCTGCTGGGTAGAGAAGCGCCTGGATGGCGATGACCATCTGGCGCCCGATGGCCGCGTGCTGGAGGTGCTCTCGGAGCACAACTGCGAGGGTTGGCTGGAAGGTTATCTATTGACGGGCCGACACGGGCTCTTCTGCACGTACGAGGCCTTCGCCATGGTGGTCGCTTCGATGACCACGCAGCATGCGAAGTGGCTGGAGATGTGCCGGGACCTTCTCTGGCGCGCTCCCGTCGCTTCCCTGAACGTGCTGCTCACCTCGACGTGCTGGCGCAACGACCACAACGGCTTCTCCCACCAAGGGCCGGGGTTCATCGACACGCTGATCTCGAAACAGGGAGAGGTGGCGCGCGTGTACTTGCCCGCGGACGCGAACTGCCTGCTCTCCGTCGCCGATCACTGCCTGCGCAGCCGCAACTACGTGAACCTGATCGTCATCGACAAGCAGCCGCAGCTGCAGTGGCTCTCGATGGACCAGGCGCGCGCGCACTGCGCCCGCGGCGCCGGCATCTGGGACTGGGCGTCGAACGGTGGCGACGAACCCGACGTGGTGCTCGGCTGCGCCGGCGACATCCCGACGCTCGAAACCGTCGCGGCAGCGCATTGGCTGCGGCAGCGCGCGAAGGAGCTGCGCGTGCGCGTGGTCAACGTCGTCGATCTCTTCGCCATCGCGGATCCGCAGGAACACCCGCACGGGATGCCGGGGGATCAGTTCGTTGACCTGTTCACGCGCGACACGGACGTCGTCTTCGCCTTCCACGGCTACCCGAACGTGCTGCACGCGCTGTTGCACGGCCGCCAGAACGCGCGGCGGTTCCACGTCCGCGGCTACAACGAGGAAGGGACCACCACCACCCCGTTCGACATGGTGGTGCTGAACCGGATGTCCCGCTTCCATCTGGTCATCGAGGCGCTGCGCCGGGCGCGGCGGCCGCCGGAGAACGCGGACCAGCTGATCGACGATTGCGAGGGCTCGCTCCGGAGCCACACCGCGTACGTGAAGGAGCACCTCGAGGACATGCCGGAGGTCCGCGACTGGACCTGGACGCCGTGA
- a CDS encoding acetate kinase: MDAVILALNCGSSSLKYAAFEGERRTAGGAVTGIGVEGGHATHAEAVHAALDGLRPPDAVGHRFVHGGPKLLEPVRIDDVVLKVLREAVPFAPLHLPPALSAVEAVARRYPHVVQVACFDTSFHRSLPEVARRFPLPATVDALGVRRYGFHGLSYEWATSELRLPGRVVVAHLGNGASMCAVKDGVSIDTTMGLTPAGGFMMGTRSGDLDPGVIVFLLETMSREKIGRLVDHESGLLGVSGTTADMKTLLASEDPWARLAVEMFCYQARKSVGALTAALGGLDALVFTGGIGEHAAEIRDRIRGGLAHLGSFVVHVIAADEERVIARHVRRLLGVAA; the protein is encoded by the coding sequence CTGGACGCCGTGATCCTCGCGCTCAATTGCGGATCGTCCTCGCTGAAGTACGCGGCGTTCGAAGGGGAGCGGCGCACCGCGGGCGGGGCCGTCACCGGCATCGGCGTCGAAGGGGGCCACGCCACGCACGCGGAGGCGGTGCACGCCGCCCTCGATGGCTTGCGGCCACCGGATGCCGTCGGCCACCGGTTCGTGCACGGCGGTCCGAAGCTGCTGGAGCCGGTGCGCATCGATGACGTCGTCCTGAAGGTGCTGCGCGAGGCCGTGCCTTTCGCGCCGCTGCATCTCCCGCCCGCGCTGTCTGCGGTCGAAGCGGTCGCCCGCCGCTACCCACATGTCGTGCAGGTCGCCTGCTTCGACACCTCGTTCCATCGCTCGCTGCCCGAAGTGGCGCGGCGCTTTCCCCTGCCGGCCACCGTGGACGCGCTCGGGGTGCGGCGCTACGGCTTCCACGGCCTCTCGTACGAATGGGCGACGTCCGAGCTGCGCCTGCCGGGTCGAGTGGTCGTCGCGCATCTGGGGAACGGGGCTTCGATGTGCGCGGTCAAGGACGGCGTCTCCATCGACACGACGATGGGCCTGACCCCGGCCGGAGGATTCATGATGGGGACGCGCTCCGGCGACCTGGATCCGGGAGTCATCGTCTTCCTGCTCGAAACGATGTCCCGCGAGAAGATCGGCCGCCTCGTCGACCACGAGTCCGGCCTGTTGGGCGTCTCGGGCACGACGGCGGACATGAAGACGCTGCTCGCCTCGGAAGATCCCTGGGCCCGGCTGGCCGTGGAGATGTTCTGCTACCAGGCGCGCAAGTCGGTGGGCGCCCTGACCGCGGCGCTTGGCGGTCTCGACGCGCTCGTGTTCACCGGCGGCATCGGAGAGCACGCCGCGGAGATCCGGGACCGCATCCGTGGCGGTCTCGCGCACCTGGGCAGCTTCGTCGTCCACGTCATCGCAGCGGACGAGGAGCGCGTCATCGCCCGCCATGTCCGTCGGCTGCTCGGGGTCGCAGCGTAG
- a CDS encoding DUF2891 domain-containing protein, whose translation MVHILAVALSLDAGAASHFAQLALQCAEKEYPNKLDHVMNGPHEVQSPRALHPAFYGCYDWHSTVHGHWMLVRLLRQFPQLPEAAEIRRQLDEHLSEQPVAVEVAYFGQPNRKSFERTYGWAWLLKLQAELRSWDSPEARRWAQALQPLADTVTRALSDFLPRQTYPIRTGVHPNTAFGLTLALDYAQAVHDEKLGALIAERARTYFAKDTEAPLKWEPGGEDFLSPALEEATLMARILSPSAFRSWMKAFLPAVKLTPAIVSDRTDPKIVHLDGLNLSRARCLYALSTALRRPALAQLGDTHAQASLPFIASGSYEGEHWLGTFAVQMLDAREQGTALTR comes from the coding sequence ATGGTCCACATCCTCGCGGTAGCCCTCTCGCTGGATGCAGGCGCGGCCTCGCACTTTGCGCAGCTCGCGCTGCAGTGCGCGGAGAAGGAGTACCCGAACAAGCTCGACCACGTGATGAACGGGCCCCACGAAGTGCAGTCGCCCCGTGCCCTCCACCCCGCATTCTACGGCTGCTACGACTGGCACTCGACGGTGCATGGGCACTGGATGCTGGTGCGCCTGCTGCGGCAATTTCCCCAGCTTCCCGAGGCAGCCGAGATCCGCCGCCAGCTGGACGAGCATCTCTCCGAGCAGCCCGTCGCGGTGGAGGTCGCTTACTTCGGACAGCCGAATCGCAAGAGCTTCGAGCGGACGTACGGTTGGGCATGGCTGCTCAAGCTGCAGGCGGAGCTGCGCAGCTGGGATTCACCGGAGGCGCGCCGCTGGGCCCAGGCTCTCCAGCCGCTGGCCGATACCGTGACGCGCGCTCTCTCCGATTTCCTGCCGAGGCAGACGTATCCGATCCGCACCGGTGTCCACCCCAACACGGCGTTCGGCCTGACGCTCGCGCTCGACTACGCGCAGGCCGTGCACGACGAGAAGCTCGGGGCGCTGATCGCCGAGCGGGCGCGGACCTACTTCGCGAAGGACACCGAAGCGCCGCTCAAGTGGGAGCCGGGCGGCGAAGACTTCCTCTCTCCCGCGCTCGAGGAAGCGACGCTGATGGCGCGCATCCTTTCGCCGTCCGCTTTCCGCTCCTGGATGAAGGCCTTCCTTCCGGCGGTGAAGCTGACGCCAGCGATCGTCTCCGATCGTACCGACCCGAAGATCGTCCACCTCGACGGGCTCAACCTCTCGCGCGCCCGCTGCCTGTACGCGCTCTCGACGGCGCTCCGACGCCCGGCGCTCGCGCAGCTGGGCGACACGCACGCGCAGGCCTCGCTGCCGTTCATCGCGAGCGGCAGTTACGAGGGCGAGCATTGGCTCGGCACGTTCGCGGTGCAGATGCTGGACGCGCGCGAGCAAGGAACCGCGCTGACCCGCTGA